The DNA region CGGTGGCTGGCGCAAGCGTCTGGCCATAGCCGAAGCCTTGATCAGCAATCCCGACCTTGTGCTCTTTGATGAACCGACCAACCATTTGGATCTGCGCTCGGTCATCTGGCTGGAGGAGTTTCTGCGCCAGGCGAGTTTCGCCTGGGTGCTGGTCAGTCACGATCGTTATTTTCTGGATCGGACCGCCCGGCGCATTCTCGAAATCCACCCGGCCTATCCAGGTCGCTGGCATGTCGAGGAAGGCGGCTACTCGTCCTTCATCGAAAAAAAGGAAGCCTACCTTTACGATCTGCAGGTGAAAGAGGCCTCGCTCGCCAACAAGCTGCGGCGGGAAGAGGAATGGCTCGTGCGTCAGCCCAAAGCGCGGGGAACCAAGGCCCGCTATCGCGTTGATGAAGCGATGCGCATGAAGGGCGAGATGCAGGATCTGAAGCAAAGGCTCAGCACCAGCAGCGCGAACCTGGATTTTCAGGCCTCGGGCCGCAAGAGCAAGCAGCTTCTGCAGCTTAAGGGCATTACCAAGCGTTTCGGTGAACGCACTCTTTTTCAAAACCTGGATTTCGTTCTGTCGCCCGGCATGACGGTTGGAATTCTTGGAGACAACGGCACGGGGAAATCCACGCTCCTGAAAATCATGGGGGGTGTTGAAGAGCCCACCGAGGGTGCGGTTCAGGTCATTCAGAATCTGGAGATCGTTTATTTCGATCAGGCCAAGGAGCAGCTGCAGCCGGACTGGACTTTAAAGAGGGCCCTGTCGGAAGGTCATGAAGCCGTGATTTTCCGTGATCGTTCCGTGCATGTGGCCTCCTGGGCTCGCCGTTTTCAGTTCAAGGCCGAGCAGCTCGACACGCCGGTGTCCTTTCTTTCCGGTGGCGAAAAAGCCCGCGTGATGATTTCCCGTCTGATGCAGCGCAAAGCCGATGTCTTGCTTTTGGATGAGCCGAACAACGACCTTGATATAGATACTCTCGAAATTCTGGAAGACAGCCTGGAGGATTTCCCCGGCGCTGTGGTTCTCGTGTCGCATGATCGTTATCTTCTCGATCGCCTCTGCACGCATTTCCTTGGGCTTGGGCCAGGCGGAAAAATAACGGCTTTCGCGGATTATGCGCAGTGGGAGCGGAGTCTTCTGGACGAGGGCAAGGCCCAGAAAAAAGAAAAACAGGGCGCCGGGGCCGCGCCTGCAGCCAAGCCGAAATCCACCAAAGCCGTGAAGCTTTCCTATAACGAACAGCGTGAGTATGAGAAAATGGAGGAATCCATTCTGCATGCGGAAGAGGAACTCTCTGCCGCCCAGGCGGCGGTCGAAGACCCTTCGATAGCCTCGCAGACGCAAAAGCTCATGGCTGCCAGCGACAGGCTGCAAAAAGCCCAGGAAAACGTCGATCGGCTTTATGCGCGCTGGACGGAACTGGAAACCAAGGTGCAGGGCGGTTGACTTGAAAAAGTGGGCTCTACTCATACTTCTGATCCTCGGTCTGAGCTGGATGACAAGTCTGGCTGAAGGGCTCATGTGCGATGCCGACGGTCATGACATGAGCGCACAGCTTCACGAGGAGTCCGCACCGAAAACAGATTCCCATGCCTGTCATGTCGGGTCCTGTCACTTCGGACACTGTTCCCACGTTTATGCCCGACTTGCGTCCACGTCCATCATGGAGCCGGATGGTCATGCCGGTCCCCATGTGACCCCGTACTTCTTCATAACCATTTCTGCACCCGACTTTTCCTTGATGCGGCCGCCCCTCGCCTGACACGAATCCGTGATAGTATTTCCTAGCCTTTTTAAAGGCTGAATCATTCCTTCAACTCGTGAGCCGAGTATGAGACTTAACTTTCTCATGTCTGTCAGTATTTTTATGTCAGCACCGCTTCAGGCTGCTGAAACCTGCCGTTGGTCGCAATGGTCGGAGGTGGCGTCCTCCATTCTGCGTTCTGCGCCGGAGTGGGGATCTCTGGAGAAAAAGGCCGGTTTGAATCAATCGCAGCAGGAAGCCGCAGATTATGGTCCCGCGCCTCGCGCTGCGTTTCAGTATCTGGCGGGTGCGCCGCTGACCCGTGAAGGGGAAGCCGAGCTGCGTTATGAGTGGACCCTGGAACGTGGCGGCAAACGGGATGCTCGTCAAAAACTTGTGAGCGCGCAGCAGGCCCTATCGGAAGCCGCGATAGCCGGTCGCAAAGCCGAGCTTTTAAAGGATCTCGCGGTGACAGCCGATCGTCTGCAGCAGATCGAACATGAAGATGAAATCCTGAAAGAAACGGTCAGCACCTATCGGGCTTTGATGCGGCAGCTCGCATCGCAGGCGGCCCTTTCACCCGAGCAGGATGTGACGCTCGCTGTTTTTCGCCTGGCCCATGATGAAACGCTGATGAAGTCCGGTCAATTGGAGGTCGAAGCGGACGGCATTCGCAGTCAGCTTGCGCATCTGACCGCTTGCGAGGCAGTGACCCTTCCTAAATCCCGCAAGCAGGAGCGCACGAGCTGGCCTGAATTTCCGAATCAGATGCAGGATCTGAATTCGGCCTGGAAAAGACGGCAGGAAGCCCAAAAAGCTCAGCAGAAAGCGCTGCTGGATCAGGAGACGGCGCAAAGCATCGCGGATCTTTCGATCGGTCCTGTGGCGCGTCTGAGCCTGGAGGATGGGAGCAGCAAGCCGGCCTTTGGCGTCGCAGCAAGTCTACCGCTGGGGCGGACGCAGTCCCAGGCGACCTTGCAGGTGGCGCAGGCCACGTTCTCCCTCGCCGAAGTCGAAGCCACGATCGAACAGAAAAAGCGGGCTGCGGACTACGCCCGCTGGCTTGGACAGTACCGCAGTGCGGTGAAAGTCCTGAGGCAAGGTTTTGCTGAAACCGCGGTCCAGGATAAGCACGAGAAAATGGAAAAACTCTTCCTTGCGGGACGCGTGAATGCATCCCTCATCATCGAAGCCCACCGTCAGATGTATGAGCACGTCGTGTCCCGTCATCAGATGGAATGGAAGGCGCTGGAAGCCTACTGGAATCTTCGTTCCATGAACGGTCAGCTGCGGGAGGTGGACCTGTGATGCGTTTCTTTATGATCCTTCTTTTCGTGCATGCGCCTTCGCTTTGGGCCCATGCCAGTGAAGGTAAAATGTCCCTGCACGTGGGACCGGATAAAGGTGTTTTGGAAGTGGATGAGGACAAGGGCTTTGTCCTGCGATCCAGTGCAGAGCGAAATTTTTCCATTCAAAAAACCCTGCTCAAGGCGGGGCCATCGTGGACGGTTCCAGCCTCATCCCTCGTTCATTCGGGCATGGAAACCCAGGTGATTCGGCAAAGGGCAGGGCACTGGAAGTCGGTGGACGTGGATGTCGTGCGCAAGTCCGGAAACCGGATCGAGATTCGCAGCAAGGAGCTTCTGAATGGTGACCTGCTGGCCACGGCTGGACTTGGCTTTCTGAAGATCATTGAGCAGAGCGTCATGACTCCGCACACTGACTCCCATGATGATTGAAAAGGACGACTGATGCTGAATCGCATTATACATTTTGCCGTTTTTCATAGGGTTTTAACGCTGTTTTTGACAGCCATCGTGGTAATCTCGGGCCTTGTTTTCGGCTTTCGCCTGCTGCCCATAGATGCCGTGCCTGACATCACCAATAATCAGGTGCAGATCAATACGACCATCACCGGCCTCGCGCCCGAAGAAATTGAACGCAGTATCACCTTTCCGGTGGAATCCTCGATGCGGGGGCTGCCCCAGGTCGAAGGCGTGCGTTCGATCACACGCTTCGGCCTGTCCCAGATCACGGTGATTTTCGAGGACGGGGTCGACGTTTATCGAGCCCGGCAGATGGTGTCCGAGCGACTTCAGAATGTTCTGAGCGATCTGCCGACCGGCGCGGTCACCCGCCTGGGGCCGATTTCCACCGGCCTTGGGGAAATTTATCAGTACACCCTTGATTTCAAGACCATTGCCACCGATCCCGACGTCCGTTTTCAGCAGCTGATCCAGCTTCGCAGTTATCAGGACTGGACCATCAAACCCCGGCTTTTGACAGTGAAGGGCGTGGCCGAGGTGAACACCACCGGCGGCTATGAAAAGCAGTATCAGGTGGAACCGGATCGGCAGAAACTCCAGGCCTATGGCATTCACTTTTCCGATCTTAAAAGCGCCTTGGAAAGCGCCAACCGCAATGTCGGTGGGGGACAGATCCAGCAGACGGCGGAGCAGTTTTTGGTGCAGGGCATAGGCCTCTTCAAAAGCCCGGAGGACATTAAGCTCGTCCCTGTGAAGCAGCTCGAATCCCTCCGCATCGTCCGCCTCGGGGAAGTGGCCAGCGTCACCCTCGGTCGCGAGCAAAGGACGGGAGCCGCGACCATGAATGGAGAAGAGGTTGTGCTCGGCACGGTCATGATGCTGATGGGGGACAACAGCCGTTCGGTGGCCAAGGCCGTCGATGCCCGCATCGAAGAGATTCGGCGCACGCTGCCGCCTGACCTCGTCCTGACCACCGTTTACGATCGTTCGACCCTCGTCGATCATACGATCCAAACCGTGCAGCATAACCTGCTCTTCGGTGCGCTTTTGGTGACCCTCGTCCTCTTCGCCCTGCTCGGAAATATCCGCGCGGCCATGATCACCGCTCTGACCATCCCCTTCACGCTCTGCGTCACCTTCCTCCTGATGCGCCCCCTCGGACTCTCGGGGAACCTTATGAGCCTTGGCGCCCTTGACTTCGGCATGATCGTCGATGGAACGGTGATCGTGCTCGATAACTGCGTGCGCATGATTCAAAGTCGCGCGAAAAGCCTGGGCCGTGCTCTCAATTCCCAGGAAAAAAAGCAGGCGATTCATGATGCGACAGTCGAGATTCGTGCGGCCGCTGGTTTTGGTGAACTCATCATCGTTGTGGTCTTTCTTCCGATCTTCGCGCTGGTGGGTGTGGAAGGGAAGATGTTCAAGCCGATGGCCACGGCCTTCTCGATTGCCGTTCTCGGGGCGCTTCTTCTTTCCTTCACGGCCGTCCCGGCCCTGGCCAGCTTTGTCCTGAGCGGTGAAGGACGGGGTCGCGAACCCTGGCTCATGCGGATTCTGACCAGGATCTATGAACCGATTCTGCGTCTCTCCTTCCGCCTGCGTTTCGTCTTCATCAGCGTGGCGCTGCTGGCGATCGCCGGATCTCTCTTTCTCTTCACCCGCATGGGAGCCGTGTTTTTACCGCAGCTTGGAGAGGGGTCCTACGCCTTTCACATGATACGCCCGGTGAACATCAGTCTCGATCAGTCGATTGCCTTTCAAAAAACCGCCGAGCGCATTCTGCGGGATGTGCCGGAGGTTCAGCATGTTTTCTCGCGCATTGGAACCAGCGAAG from Oligoflexus sp. includes:
- a CDS encoding ABC-F family ATP-binding cassette domain-containing protein, with amino-acid sequence MGVLIGCQNLAKSMSHKVLFQDLNLAIEDGEKLGIIGPNGAGKSTFLKILKGLEVPDAGTIAARKGLRLAFINQEPQFPTQKTLEEVLTSAGEREGLDHDTAMIEAHKLLSKLGFPDPMQMVGTLSGGWRKRLAIAEALISNPDLVLFDEPTNHLDLRSVIWLEEFLRQASFAWVLVSHDRYFLDRTARRILEIHPAYPGRWHVEEGGYSSFIEKKEAYLYDLQVKEASLANKLRREEEWLVRQPKARGTKARYRVDEAMRMKGEMQDLKQRLSTSSANLDFQASGRKSKQLLQLKGITKRFGERTLFQNLDFVLSPGMTVGILGDNGTGKSTLLKIMGGVEEPTEGAVQVIQNLEIVYFDQAKEQLQPDWTLKRALSEGHEAVIFRDRSVHVASWARRFQFKAEQLDTPVSFLSGGEKARVMISRLMQRKADVLLLDEPNNDLDIDTLEILEDSLEDFPGAVVLVSHDRYLLDRLCTHFLGLGPGGKITAFADYAQWERSLLDEGKAQKKEKQGAGAAPAAKPKSTKAVKLSYNEQREYEKMEESILHAEEELSAAQAAVEDPSIASQTQKLMAASDRLQKAQENVDRLYARWTELETKVQGG
- a CDS encoding CusA/CzcA family heavy metal efflux RND transporter, giving the protein MLNRIIHFAVFHRVLTLFLTAIVVISGLVFGFRLLPIDAVPDITNNQVQINTTITGLAPEEIERSITFPVESSMRGLPQVEGVRSITRFGLSQITVIFEDGVDVYRARQMVSERLQNVLSDLPTGAVTRLGPISTGLGEIYQYTLDFKTIATDPDVRFQQLIQLRSYQDWTIKPRLLTVKGVAEVNTTGGYEKQYQVEPDRQKLQAYGIHFSDLKSALESANRNVGGGQIQQTAEQFLVQGIGLFKSPEDIKLVPVKQLESLRIVRLGEVASVTLGREQRTGAATMNGEEVVLGTVMMLMGDNSRSVAKAVDARIEEIRRTLPPDLVLTTVYDRSTLVDHTIQTVQHNLLFGALLVTLVLFALLGNIRAAMITALTIPFTLCVTFLLMRPLGLSGNLMSLGALDFGMIVDGTVIVLDNCVRMIQSRAKSLGRALNSQEKKQAIHDATVEIRAAAGFGELIIVVVFLPIFALVGVEGKMFKPMATAFSIAVLGALLLSFTAVPALASFVLSGEGRGREPWLMRILTRIYEPILRLSFRLRFVFISVALLAIAGSLFLFTRMGAVFLPQLGEGSYAFHMIRPVNISLDQSIAFQKTAERILRDVPEVQHVFSRIGTSEVATDPMGVNVSDTYIMLKDQSSWPLQQGTRHTFESLAQEIIETLEREVPGQNYLASQPIQMRFNELMEGTRADVAIKVFGNDLAKNLDIAREIQELIEDIPGAGDVELDLAGTSPVLKIEPKPEALIRYGTSVAEVFETVAAALGGEEAGFIHQNEQKVPIYIRLGEAERSDLDVIRSLPVAISSGASTRLDTLADLEFADTYGSINRENGMRRTAVLVNLRGRDTESFVQEAQQKIADSIKLPDNSFIEWGGNFQNLQEARLRLLVLTPLALCLVFFMVYAAFGNVWETLLIFVGIPLAWVGGILNLWLNDLPFSISAGVGFIALSGIAVLNGVVLIGYYNSHKAKGESGATMIMNATVARLRPVVMTALVAIFGFLPMMFSQGMGAEVQKPLATVVTGGILSSTVLTLFILPMLFSLIEKRVRTFRVTAH